The Cyprinus carpio isolate SPL01 chromosome A19, ASM1834038v1, whole genome shotgun sequence genome has a segment encoding these proteins:
- the LOC122148737 gene encoding uncharacterized protein LOC122148737 — protein MPLPFKREKPKLPNNQICAIHHLKGLEKRFKKDQQYYDYVKFMDDIISRGDAEKVSEEEIDNSPVWYIPHHGVYHPQKPGKIRVVFDCSAKFQDTSLNDHLLKGPDLTNALLGVLCHFRKGPIAIMCDIKRMFHQFHVKKEDQDYLRFLCWENVNLEITPSVYRMGVHLFGAASSPGCSNFGLKHLATQGHGQYSEDTIRFIQRNFYDGLISVQTETEAIQLIKESREFCFTGRLRLQKFVSNSERVMATIPEKERATVKDLDMALSLPQMERALGVEWCITSDSFKFRVQVKPNPVTRRGVLSTVASVYDPLGFMAPFVFLLGKQILQQMCKEKVSWDEEVPENLRPRWESWIRNSPNLAEMEIKRDFLPSNFGGAIMYELHHFADASVTGYGECSYLRAINKSNKVHCCLVMGKARVSPTKVTTIPMLELTAAVVAVQTSDMLRNELEIQDLKEFFWTDFTFVLGYINNDARRFHVFIANRIQRIRSSSKPEQWDYVAS, from the coding sequence ATGCCATTACCATTCAAAAGAGAAAAACCAAAACTTCCTAATAACCAGATATGTGCAATACACCATCTGAAAGGTCTTGAAAAGAGATTCAAGAAAGATCAGCAGTATTATGACTATGTAAAATTTATGGATGACATAATTTCACGTGGTGATGCAGAGAAGGTTTCTGAAGAAGAGATTGACAACAGTCCAGTTTGGTATATTCCACATCATGGAGTTTATCATCCACAGAAACCAGGGAAAATACGTGTAGTATTTGACTGTTCTGCCAAGTTTCAGGACACATCCCTCAACGACCATCTGCTTAAAGGTCCTGACTTAACCAATGCTTTGTTAGGGGTTCTATGCCATTTCCGAAAAGGTCCCATTGCAATCATGTGTGACATCAAAAGAATGTTCCACCAGTTTCATGTGAAAAAGGAGGATCAAGATTACCTGCGATTTTTATGTTGGGAGAATGTAAATTTGGAGATCACACCATCAGTCTACAGAATGGGAGTTCACTTGTTTGGAGCTGCCTCGTCTCCTGGTTGTTCTAACTTTGGTTTGAAACATCTGGCAACTCAAGGACATGGCCAGTATAGTGAAGATACCATACGCTTCATTCAAAGAAATTTCTATGATGGTTTAATAAGTGTCCAAACTGAGACAGAAGCCATCCAGCTTATTAAAGAATCAAGAGAATTTTGCTTCACTGGCAGGTTAAGACTCCAGAAGTTTGTTTCTAACAGTGAAAGAGTGATGGCAACCATCCCAGAAAAAGAACGTGCCACAGTCAAAGATCTGGATATGGCTTTGAGTTTACCTCAAATGGAAAGAGCTCTGGGAGTAGAGTGGTGCATTACATCTGACTCTTTCAAATTCAGAGTTCAAGTAAAACCCAATCCTGTAACAAGAAGGGGTGTGCTTTCTACCGTGGCCTCTGTGTATGACCCCCTAGGGTTTATGGcaccatttgtttttcttttgggtAAACAAATACTCCAGCAAATGTGCAAAGAGAAGGTTAGTTGGGATGAGGAAGTTCCAGAGAACTTGAGACCTCGGTGGGAGTCCTGGATCAGAAATTCACCCAATCTGGCTGAAATGGAAATCAAGAGAGACTTCTTACCTTCAAATTTTGGCGGGGCCATAATGTATGAGCTCCACCATTTTGCGGATGCAAGTGTCACTGGATACGGTGAATGTTCTTACCTGCGAGCAATTAACAAGTCTAATAAAGTTCATTGCTGTTTGGTAATGGGAAAAGCAAGAGTTTCACCAACCAAAGTTACAACTATACCAATGCTAGAACTTACAGCAGCAGTTGTTGCAGTGCAAACAAGTGATATGCTTCGGAATGAGTTAGAAATTCAAGATCTAAAGGAGTTCTTTTGGACCGATTTTACATTCGTTCTTGGCTATATAAACAATGACGCCAGACGATTTCATGTGTTCATAGCCAATCGTATTCAGAGAATCAGATCCAGTTCAAAGCCTGAACAATGGGATTATGTTGCCTCCTAG